tcaaataataacaataacacCGTTGAGCGCACACTTTCGGTATCTCCTAGCCATTCACAAACATCGCGACGACCAACTCTCGGCTCTCGACAGGGATCTTATAATCGTGGAACAATGAGACCATCAACATCGCCTACTACCAATAGCAGTAGTACAGCATTGGTGGGACAAGAGTCTAGCTCTCAACCGGCCTCGGAGACCGAGACAGTAGAAGGAAGTAACAACTATGTTTGGGTGGTGATTGATAACCCCTCAAATGTTGCACAGAGTTCAGTACTGAATATCTCCAACTTTGGCCGATGGCGTAATGTATTCCCACCGGGAGTGAAAAGAAGAGCTGTCAAGTGGAGATCATTGAAATCTCCCGCTGCATTACCTCTTGCTACCGATTTGTTTCCGTCAGTGGAAGAATTCGCCAAAAAATATACATTTCAGATATACGATGTGACATTGGATgcagagaaagaagatatTATGACCCCAGGAGACCTTCTCGAAGAGATGGTGGCCCTAAGACTGCATATTGGATTCCAAATTGTGGTAGGTGATCGTGTTAGTAAAGTAGAGGCACAGAGAAGACCCGGTGGTAACCCAGCTTTGATTGTACAAACAATTCCCGAAGATTATCGTGGAATTCGGCTGTACTTGAAACGAAGTAACCAAATCCACCGATTAGCTTGTGATCACTACGGAACTATAAATGTACAGCTATACACCAAGGCTGATAGTGAAGACCTGGGAGTAGAGAGAAGCTATCATCCGCTAATTAAGACTCGTTTCGAAAGCGAGTACAAGAGTGCGTTAGGCAACTTTTTCAATCCAGGTGTTAGAATTGTAAATTGGAATGGATTAGATCAAACGCTGGCTGGTTATGGTGATATGATGCAAGAAAGCTACAAAATGTTTAGAATCCGATTTGTGCTAATACCATTCGATAATGTTAAGTCTTCAAGTTCTAGCAATGCACCAGTTGAGCTAACTCTAAACAATGAGCGAATGACCGCCGAAGAGATGAGACTAGAAGGTCTAAAGAGAATAATCAATACTTTATACAGGGGTAGATACCTGACTCCGGAGGAAAAACGATTGAGaaagaatatcaaaaagGAGACATCTGCACCGGAGATCAAGTTTTATACAGGTGATCTTGGAACATTCCTGCTACAGCTATATGAAGATTGTCAGATTGATGCTACCTCCGATTCAACTAATGCAAATGCTCGTAAAAAGAATTCTTTCATCTCGAAGCCCAATGAACGACTTAACAGGTCTATCAAATTAACTCCATTAGCGGTTGAGATGCAGGGAGAGCGAGGGATAAGGTTTATCGATCGGCGATGGCATTGGAAAACTCACAAGAATTGTTTCATGGGCCAGGAATTTGTTACTTGGTTGATTGAATCATTCACAGATATATTCACAGTGGAAGAAGCTATTGAATATGGAAATCAGCTCATGAAGAATGGTCTATTCAAACACGTCGAGGACCGTCATTCTTTCCTTGATGGCCACTATTTCTATCAAGTACTGCCTGAGTTTATAGTACATCCGGAGAAGGATAAACATGAGAAGGTGGAACGATCCGGTTGGTTCTCCTCGAAACGGTCACTGGGTGCAATGTCAGATAATAGTGGTTCTGGCTCCAGTGTAACTCCAATGACTTCCGGAGGATCTGGTAACTCGACTACTGGTACAATTGGTGCCGACGGAAGCATGTCTTCGGCATCTTCCCAGGTGGGAACTAgcggtgctggtggagcaGGTAGCTCGGTGTTCAAAAGATTACACTCTCGCAAACCCTCGGGAAGTTCTCCAGTTGACGATGGTCAAACAGGAATGATCCCTATACTTTCTCGTGACTCTGCCTCGAGTATTGTTTCAAATAATACTGGCATATCTGGGGCCAACTCGGAAAATACCGAGATTCCTTCCGCTGATGTCTCAGCACTACCAAAGATTCTAGTTAGTCAAGTGCTCAAATACGACGTCGACCCTACAGGACGATCTCGTCGACAGGAATTCATTTCAGTTCACATTGATAAAGTTCACAACCCAGAAAACGCATACCATCTACGAATGGAATGGCTCAACACCACCCCTAAACTGATAGAAGAGGCTATTGTAAGTCTTAGCCGAGTGGGTGACCGTTACGGGCTACGTCTTGTCCAAGTTCCCATGGAAGAAATCAGCGCACTACCTAATGACAGTCCATTTTGTTCGCTGTTGCGCTGTGAATTCGCAGTTTGTCCAGCATACGCAACACAGCGACAAGATCCCTTGTACtatcagaaatatttcttgaagaaaaacaaCTTTGTGCTTGACACTCATGCATCGTCAAGTCTAATGAAGAAAGAGGTGGAGATCCAGTACTCGTGGGGTAAGCCATTTTACAACTTTTCACAGTATATACACGAAACAGGTACCATTCTTGCGCAAATAGTGGGAGATGGTACTTTTgtcttcctcatcaacGCACTTCAGGTATCGAGAACGGGTATTCAAATTGGGCCCAACAGCTCGCTTCCTTCAGCCAAGGACTTGATGCTGACTATGAAAGCGCAATGTGACGACCCTGTCGGACTGGTACAGTTGTTCGAAGAGGCTAATAAGAACATCAACGAGGAAACGTagataatttatttattcattgTTTATTAATCAGTTTTTCCCAGGTGACTGAGTGCCAGGCTCGGTCTTGCTACACAGTCACCAATCGGCTCAAGAGTCTTTGCTTGAAGACCATAACATATTGTCTCGGTGATTTTGCGATCAGATATCTAATGAGCTCATTCAGTTTATATTATTCCTACTAGATAACCCCTCAATAACCGTGAAGCTACCGATTCGTACATATATTGTTTATTACCTGATATAATAAGGTGAATGGAGAATAGATAACTATATAGTACGACCATTGAATAATTTAAGCttataaatacaaattgctaaattaatattaacaTTTCAGTTACTTTGGGCAACTTAACAAAGTTCAGCTGATGTCACGGATTTAGAGATACCACGTTCTCTTCGCAGATCCCATGCATAACCATTGATCACATACATCGAATCGCCTGCATCAGTACTGATCACATACATCGAATCACCTACACCAGTTCATAACCACTGATCACATACATCGAATCACCTACATCGGTGAGTAACCACTGATCACATACATCGAATCACCTGAATCAGTGCATTAATTTGGCTCATGAATGAAAATTAGTCACTTTAAGCAATGAAAAAAGTCCAGTTTAATGCAACAGCACATGGCCGCGAGCTACCGCCATAAAACTGAAATGCCTC
The Sugiyamaella lignohabitans strain CBS 10342 chromosome A, complete sequence genome window above contains:
- the IML1 gene encoding Iml1p (GTPase-activating protein (GAP), subunit of SEA and Iml1p complexes; SEA (Seh1-associated) complex is a coatomer-related complex that associates dynamically with the vacuole; Iml1p complex (Iml1p-Npr2p-Npr3p) is required for non-nitrogen-starvation (NNS)-induced autophagy; localized to either pre-autophagosomal structures (PAS) or non-PAS structures during NNS-induced autophagy; GO_component: GO:1990130 - Iml1 complex [Evidence IDA] [PMID 21900499]; GO_component: GO:0035859 - Seh1-associated complex [Evidence IDA] [PMID 21454883]; GO_component: GO:0097042 - extrinsic component of fungal-type vacuolar membrane [Evidence IDA] [PMID 21454883]; GO_component: GO:0000329 - fungal-type vacuole membrane [Evidence IDA] [PMID 14562095]; GO_component: GO:0016020 - membrane [Evidence IEA]; GO_component: GO:0005774 - vacuolar membrane [Evidence IEA]; GO_component: GO:0005773 - vacuole [Evidence IEA]; GO_function: GO:0005096 - GTPase activator activity [Evidence IDA,IMP,IPI] [PMID 23716719]; GO_process: GO:0035556 - intracellular signal transduction [Evidence IEA]; GO_process: GO:0015031 - protein transport [Evidence IEA]; GO_process: GO:2000785 - regulation of autophagic vacuole assembly [Evidence IMP] [PMID 21900499]; GO_process: GO:0006810 - transport [Evidence IEA]), which translates into the protein MQVSKSDVEADLVELHFKDTYLTRADMWRISSSLIGKCVYFTQRHSYCDVVRPSIQNIFKKGHKTFSAYVGPSTKLVYRSESARMIYFIQMSSEMWNFVENGEVMFHKLVNSFLPEVFKRWRDQGAHHVVSIVLFTSVAVSRKSRGRLAQGEREPNTRDYFRVVVDQVHISKWNNIMATLRYEFARFAKDVLQSETGEIRGTILPAVKGNLLEAISFATSLVSSKFADRDLRRTGIQVLIVTPGTGIYDVDYNLLYQTSMKLLAIEIGIDLVCLSRPPLHVTPLFRYKNEQTGQVVNCIPSWLDISFWNSTETHAEQWIPRCKIYDIQMMGIMENEINAISIEWLNSPTPDKSLRNFMKDYDNSVYLSKAAISSQRLIEEAASTKTPSSLLRPKISSSEMNNRATSNQTLLRSVSLSIPATAIISSPAVEGNSSKNSTELLNNTMKRGTRISALTSLLSLGGYNTKGSRPSSPVIQPTTASQSIGTVSSLSDIQDIPSLSSGSTAIESTSSSRSVSTGAIPRTSSKLNIFAKAIGSNNNNNTVERTLSVSPSHSQTSRRPTLGSRQGSYNRGTMRPSTSPTTNSSSTALVGQESSSQPASETETVEGSNNYVWVVIDNPSNVAQSSVLNISNFGRWRNVFPPGVKRRAVKWRSLKSPAALPLATDLFPSVEEFAKKYTFQIYDVTLDAEKEDIMTPGDLLEEMVALRLHIGFQIVVGDRVSKVEAQRRPGGNPALIVQTIPEDYRGIRLYLKRSNQIHRLACDHYGTINVQLYTKADSEDLGVERSYHPLIKTRFESEYKSALGNFFNPGVRIVNWNGLDQTLAGYGDMMQESYKMFRIRFVLIPFDNVKSSSSSNAPVELTLNNERMTAEEMRLEGLKRIINTLYRGRYLTPEEKRLRKNIKKETSAPEIKFYTGDLGTFLLQLYEDCQIDATSDSTNANARKKNSFISKPNERLNRSIKLTPLAVEMQGERGIRFIDRRWHWKTHKNCFMGQEFVTWLIESFTDIFTVEEAIEYGNQLMKNGLFKHVEDRHSFLDGHYFYQVLPEFIVHPEKDKHEKVERSGWFSSKRSLGAMSDNSGSGSSVTPMTSGGSGNSTTGTIGADGSMSSASSQVGTSGAGGAGSSVFKRLHSRKPSGSSPVDDGQTGMIPILSRDSASSIVSNNTGISGANSENTEIPSADVSALPKILVSQVLKYDVDPTGRSRRQEFISVHIDKVHNPENAYHLRMEWLNTTPKLIEEAIVSLSRVGDRYGLRLVQVPMEEISALPNDSPFCSLLRCEFAVCPAYATQRQDPLYYQKYFLKKNNFVLDTHASSSLMKKEVEIQYSWGKPFYNFSQYIHETGTILAQIVGDGTFVFLINALQVSRTGIQIGPNSSLPSAKDLMLTMKAQCDDPVGLVQLFEEANKNINEET